From a region of the uncultured Propionivibrio sp. genome:
- a CDS encoding alpha/beta fold hydrolase, whose amino-acid sequence MSLPPVLIVPGRGNSEAGHWQTLLEHSIAGATRVDQAWNDNDIVTWAENIDQAVLQTERAPLVVAHSFGCLAAAYAQIVLGTPIGATLFVAPASPERFGLDPELFARPLGRPGLLVASEDDPWLSFAAANAFAEHWRIPLISLGRAGHVNAASGYGHWPFGEALAETLRNDLDAIQSVCARRPAPQGAQGVQIAA is encoded by the coding sequence ATGAGCCTTCCCCCCGTCCTGATCGTCCCCGGCCGCGGCAACAGCGAGGCCGGCCACTGGCAGACCCTGCTCGAACACTCGATCGCCGGCGCCACCCGCGTCGACCAGGCCTGGAACGACAATGACATAGTCACCTGGGCGGAAAACATCGACCAGGCGGTGCTGCAGACCGAACGCGCGCCGCTCGTCGTCGCCCACAGCTTCGGTTGCCTCGCCGCCGCCTATGCCCAGATCGTGCTCGGCACGCCGATCGGTGCGACGCTCTTCGTCGCCCCCGCCTCGCCCGAGCGCTTCGGCCTCGATCCCGAATTATTCGCCCGTCCGCTTGGCCGTCCCGGCCTGCTCGTCGCCAGCGAAGACGATCCCTGGTTGTCCTTCGCCGCCGCCAACGCCTTCGCCGAACATTGGCGCATTCCACTGATCAGCCTCGGCCGCGCCGGACACGTCAACGCCGCCTCGGGCTACGGCCACTGGCCCTTCGGCGAAGCGCTCGCCGAAACACTGCGCAACGACCTCGACGCGATCCAGTCGGTCTGCGCCCGCCGGCCTGCCCCTCAAGGCGCCCAGGGCGTACAGATCGCCGCCTGA
- a CDS encoding MetQ/NlpA family ABC transporter substrate-binding protein, with amino-acid sequence MKIASLLRGLARTAAALSLVAGIHGVAYAQATPHTIVFGVAPGPYGDLIKQAIAPSLEKKGYRIVVKEFSDYVQPNLALANGATDANLFQHGVYLEKFSADKGLKLSPLIRVPTAGLGLYSNKIKSLDELKKGDVVTLANDPTNLARALRFLAKLDLLSFKKDIDPTKASEKDIDQNPRGLVFKPLEAAQLPRTLDTAAASVVNGNFAIAAGLDLNKALKLEVLDENLKNLVAVKTEDLDKPFVKDIKAAVESEEFIAVVTDPKTPFASFQRPEWLVARLAHRHTTKK; translated from the coding sequence ATGAAAATCGCATCCCTGCTACGCGGCCTCGCCCGTACCGCCGCTGCCCTGTCGCTTGTCGCCGGCATCCACGGCGTCGCCTACGCCCAGGCAACGCCGCACACCATCGTCTTCGGCGTCGCACCCGGCCCCTACGGCGACCTGATCAAGCAGGCCATCGCGCCGAGCCTGGAAAAAAAAGGCTATCGGATCGTCGTCAAGGAATTCAGCGACTACGTGCAGCCCAACCTCGCACTGGCGAACGGCGCGACCGACGCCAACCTCTTTCAGCATGGCGTCTATCTGGAGAAATTTTCCGCTGACAAAGGCCTGAAGCTCTCGCCGCTGATCCGTGTGCCGACCGCCGGTCTCGGCCTTTACTCGAACAAGATCAAATCGCTCGACGAACTGAAGAAGGGCGATGTCGTGACCCTGGCCAACGACCCCACCAACCTCGCCCGCGCCCTGCGTTTCCTGGCCAAGCTCGATCTGCTCAGTTTCAAGAAGGACATCGACCCGACCAAGGCGTCCGAAAAGGACATCGACCAGAACCCGCGCGGCCTCGTCTTCAAGCCGCTTGAAGCCGCCCAGTTGCCGCGCACGCTCGACACCGCCGCCGCGTCGGTGGTCAACGGCAACTTCGCCATCGCCGCCGGCCTCGACCTCAACAAGGCGCTCAAGCTCGAAGTGCTCGACGAAAACCTCAAGAACCTCGTCGCCGTCAAGACCGAGGATCTCGACAAGCCCTTCGTCAAGGACATCAAGGCGGCCGTCGAATCGGAAGAATTCATCGCCGTCGTCACCGACCCGAAGACGCCCTTCGCCTCGTTCCAGCGCCCGGAATGGCTGGTCGCCCGCCTCGCCCACCGGCATACGACGAAGAAATAA
- a CDS encoding creatininase family protein — protein sequence MSQPVIFESLTLDVAVDLARNRGIIIIPVATTEAHGDHLPLGTDTYTAEWIAEELSRRTGLPVLSPTPIRAGTSPTFHYDLNGDPIPGTLAISQQTMAGLIKDIARGLWATGFRKLIFVQGHGQEPNFQVIAHETATELRREGKNLFIAAATYWELAAETLRRELSTPFYHSGEEETSNVLFVRPDLVKLDKVTGKTYRPLIDKSLLKRSITQDETETFQVFDIAQVLPIPQPGHLSRGGIGTTEEILSATAEKGRKVLERATERYLDLIRELEERYAPQEVPGIDVRAYPEQKRFGVAY from the coding sequence ATGTCCCAACCCGTCATCTTCGAATCGCTGACGCTCGACGTCGCCGTCGATCTCGCCAGGAATCGCGGCATCATCATCATTCCGGTAGCCACCACCGAGGCCCACGGCGACCACCTGCCGCTCGGCACCGACACCTATACGGCCGAATGGATCGCCGAAGAACTGAGCCGCCGCACCGGCCTGCCGGTGCTCTCGCCGACGCCGATCCGCGCCGGCACGTCGCCGACCTTCCACTACGACCTCAACGGCGACCCGATCCCCGGCACGCTCGCCATTTCGCAGCAGACGATGGCCGGACTGATCAAGGACATCGCCCGCGGCCTCTGGGCGACCGGCTTCCGCAAGCTGATCTTCGTGCAGGGCCACGGTCAGGAACCGAATTTCCAGGTGATCGCCCACGAAACCGCGACCGAATTGCGCCGCGAAGGCAAGAACCTCTTCATCGCCGCAGCGACCTACTGGGAACTCGCCGCCGAAACGCTGCGACGCGAACTGTCGACGCCCTTCTACCATTCGGGCGAGGAAGAAACGAGCAACGTGCTGTTCGTCCGGCCCGACCTTGTCAAACTCGACAAGGTCACCGGCAAGACCTACCGCCCGCTCATCGACAAGTCGCTGCTCAAGCGCTCGATCACGCAGGACGAAACCGAAACCTTCCAGGTCTTCGACATCGCCCAGGTGCTGCCCATCCCGCAGCCCGGCCACCTGAGCCGCGGCGGCATCGGCACTACCGAGGAAATTCTCTCGGCGACGGCGGAAAAAGGACGCAAGGTGCTCGAACGCGCCACCGAACGCTACCTCGACCTCATCCGCGAACTCGAGGAACGCTACGCGCCGCAGGAAGTCCCCGGTATCGACGTGCGTGCCTATCCCGAGCAGAAACGCTTCGGCGTCGCCTACTGA
- a CDS encoding ATP-binding cassette domain-containing protein, whose translation MIELDDISVAFAAKGQHVQAVKHASLRIRAGEIFGIVGSSGAGKSTLLRTINLLERPDSGRVRLDGQDITDLKGAALRRERQKIGMIFQHFNLMHTCTVRENVAFTLHIAGATRQEIDRRVPELLGLVGLSDKAEAYPSQLSGGQKQRVGIARAIANHPEVLLCDEPTSALDLETSAAILELLREINTRLGITIVLISHEMAVIKKICTRVAVMDQGEVIEQGDVYDIFATPQHAFTQQLVEHTFNLELPERVTRDLQGTLLKILFLGERAEHPVLSEATLRYGLSVNILHGKIEYINHRPIGLLIALLRDRGGGPSRIDEAVDFVRNSTARVEILHA comes from the coding sequence ATGATCGAACTCGATGACATTTCGGTAGCCTTCGCCGCCAAGGGCCAGCACGTCCAGGCGGTGAAGCATGCCTCGCTGCGCATCCGGGCCGGCGAGATCTTCGGCATCGTCGGCTCCAGCGGCGCCGGCAAGAGCACGCTGCTGCGCACGATCAACCTGCTCGAACGTCCGGACAGCGGCCGCGTGCGCCTCGACGGCCAGGACATCACCGATCTCAAGGGCGCCGCGCTGCGGCGTGAACGCCAGAAGATCGGCATGATCTTCCAGCACTTCAACCTGATGCACACCTGTACGGTGCGCGAGAACGTCGCCTTCACGCTGCATATCGCCGGCGCCACACGCCAGGAGATCGACCGCCGCGTCCCCGAACTGCTCGGGCTCGTCGGCCTTTCCGACAAGGCCGAAGCCTATCCCTCGCAGCTCTCGGGCGGACAGAAGCAGCGCGTCGGCATCGCCCGCGCCATCGCCAACCATCCGGAAGTGCTGCTCTGCGACGAACCGACCTCGGCGCTCGACCTCGAGACCTCGGCGGCGATCCTCGAACTCCTGCGCGAGATCAACACCCGGCTCGGCATCACTATCGTGCTGATCTCGCACGAGATGGCGGTGATCAAGAAAATCTGTACGCGGGTGGCGGTGATGGACCAGGGCGAGGTGATCGAACAGGGCGATGTCTATGACATTTTCGCGACGCCGCAGCACGCCTTCACGCAGCAACTCGTCGAGCATACCTTCAACCTCGAACTGCCCGAGCGCGTGACGCGCGACCTGCAGGGCACGCTATTGAAGATTCTCTTCCTCGGCGAGCGCGCCGAGCATCCGGTGCTGTCCGAAGCGACGCTGCGCTACGGACTCTCGGTCAACATCCTGCACGGCAAGATCGAGTACATCAACCATCGGCCGATCGGCCTCCTGATCGCCCTGTTGCGCGATCGCGGGGGCGGTCCCTCGCGCATCGACGAGGCGGTCGACTTCGTGCGCAACAGCACGGCCCGTGTGGAGATCCTTCATGCTTGA
- a CDS encoding methionine ABC transporter permease, with amino-acid sequence MLEIIIDLWGDLLPAFGETFLMVAVSSFFAIAGGLPLGFLLYITERRLFWDNQAAQRIGSFVVNVVRSLPFVILLVLLLPFTQWVLGTTIGPTAASVPLSVAAIAFYARLVEGALCEVDAGIIEAAQAFGASPARIIFGVLLREALPGFLRGLTITLISLIGYSAMAGIVGGGGIGDLAIRFGYYRYQTDVMIVTVLVLILLVQLVQMLGDWAARRADKKN; translated from the coding sequence ATGCTTGAAATCATCATTGACCTCTGGGGCGACCTGCTGCCGGCCTTCGGCGAAACCTTCCTGATGGTCGCCGTATCGAGCTTCTTCGCCATCGCCGGCGGCCTGCCGCTCGGTTTCCTGCTCTACATCACCGAACGGCGGCTGTTCTGGGACAACCAGGCGGCGCAGCGGATCGGCAGCTTCGTCGTCAATGTCGTCCGTTCGCTGCCTTTCGTCATCCTGCTCGTCCTGCTGCTGCCCTTCACGCAATGGGTGCTGGGCACGACGATCGGACCGACGGCCGCCTCGGTGCCGCTCTCGGTCGCGGCCATCGCCTTCTACGCGCGGCTCGTCGAAGGCGCGCTCTGCGAAGTCGATGCCGGCATCATCGAAGCGGCGCAGGCTTTCGGCGCCAGCCCGGCGCGCATCATCTTCGGCGTGCTGCTGCGCGAGGCGCTGCCCGGCTTCCTGCGCGGATTGACGATCACGTTGATCAGCCTGATCGGCTACTCGGCGATGGCCGGCATCGTCGGCGGCGGCGGCATCGGCGACCTGGCCATCCGTTTCGGCTACTACCGCTACCAGACCGACGTCATGATCGTCACCGTGCTCGTGCTGATCCTGCTGGTGCAGCTCGTGCAGATGCTCGGCGACTGGGCGGCGCGGCGGGCCGACAAGAAGAACTGA
- a CDS encoding phenylacetate--CoA ligase has protein sequence MTKASDRPYWDERLETQSRSDWDTLKLHLLRQHLHHAYHHSPHYRASFDAAGAHPDQLNSLDDIRRFPFIRKGVLRDRQLAVPPFGDLVAVPERDIVYISASSGSTGVPTASPFTAQDFDDWIDYEARQFWSSGLRPEDRYCHSLNFSLFVGGPCVLGAQKLGALSIHAGTVPSERLLAILRQFQVTAIWTTPSYAWYLGETAVKEGIDIRRDLNVKRIFVAGEPGGSIPETRQRIESLWGASVYDYYGLSDIFGSCAGMCEEKNGLHWAEDHILVEVLDPDSDEPVREGERGELVLTTLKKTARPMIRFRTGDIVSFTSEPCACGRTSMRMLGVHGRLDDMLIIKGVNVFPSDIEAIARKDHDLTGEYRLVVERENHLDQLTVEIERAAAFAGDDAELVTRFSRQLQSVTGVSAKVRILSPESLPRATHKAKRVEDRRQGVWS, from the coding sequence ATGACAAAAGCAAGCGACCGACCCTATTGGGACGAGCGGCTCGAGACCCAGTCGCGGAGCGACTGGGATACGCTCAAGCTGCATCTGCTCCGCCAGCACCTGCATCACGCCTATCATCATTCGCCGCATTACCGGGCGAGCTTCGACGCCGCTGGCGCGCATCCCGACCAGCTCAACAGTCTCGACGACATTCGCCGCTTCCCGTTCATCCGCAAGGGTGTGCTGCGCGACCGCCAGCTGGCCGTCCCGCCCTTCGGCGATCTCGTCGCCGTACCTGAACGGGATATCGTCTATATCTCGGCATCGAGCGGATCGACCGGCGTGCCGACGGCATCGCCGTTCACCGCCCAGGATTTCGACGACTGGATCGACTATGAGGCGCGGCAGTTCTGGTCGTCGGGCCTGCGTCCCGAGGACCGTTACTGCCACTCGCTGAATTTTTCCCTGTTCGTCGGCGGCCCCTGCGTGCTCGGTGCGCAGAAGCTCGGCGCACTGTCGATTCACGCCGGCACGGTGCCGTCCGAGCGCCTGCTCGCGATCCTGCGCCAGTTTCAGGTCACCGCCATCTGGACGACGCCGTCGTATGCCTGGTATCTCGGCGAAACCGCCGTCAAGGAAGGCATCGACATCCGTCGCGACCTCAATGTCAAACGCATTTTCGTCGCGGGCGAGCCGGGCGGGTCAATCCCGGAGACGCGGCAGCGCATCGAATCGCTGTGGGGTGCCTCGGTCTATGACTATTACGGGCTGTCCGATATTTTCGGTTCCTGCGCCGGCATGTGCGAGGAAAAGAACGGGCTGCACTGGGCCGAGGACCACATCCTCGTCGAGGTGCTCGATCCCGATTCCGACGAACCCGTGCGCGAAGGCGAACGCGGCGAACTGGTGCTGACGACGCTGAAGAAAACGGCGCGACCGATGATCCGTTTCCGCACCGGCGACATCGTTTCCTTCACCTCCGAGCCGTGCGCCTGCGGCCGAACCTCGATGCGCATGCTCGGTGTCCATGGCCGTCTTGACGACATGCTGATCATCAAGGGCGTCAACGTCTTTCCCAGCGACATCGAGGCGATCGCGCGCAAGGATCACGATCTGACCGGCGAATACCGGCTCGTCGTTGAGCGCGAAAACCATCTCGACCAGCTCACCGTCGAGATCGAGCGGGCCGCCGCGTTTGCCGGCGACGATGCCGAGCTGGTCACGCGTTTCTCCCGCCAGTTGCAGTCGGTGACCGGCGTCTCGGCGAAAGTCCGGATCCTGTCGCCGGAATCGCTGCCGCGCGCGACGCACAAGGCCAAGCGCGTCGAGGATCGTCGCCAGGGGGTGTGGAGCTGA
- a CDS encoding rhodanese-like domain-containing protein, which translates to MSSVASNVVRIDERRVSESIEEVIHRAENRARAQGIAYRGLLTPEEAWRVVQEAPGATLVDIRTAEELTLVGSVPEAVNIQWRLYDGWALNPRFLRDVKNRFVTTDLILLLCRSGVRSREAGEFLAEAGYRNCFNVLEGFEGDKNADGRRVVAGWKVRGLPWSH; encoded by the coding sequence ATGTCTTCAGTCGCAAGCAATGTCGTTCGCATCGACGAGCGGCGCGTGTCGGAAAGCATCGAGGAAGTCATTCACCGGGCCGAGAACCGGGCGCGGGCGCAGGGGATCGCCTATCGCGGTCTGCTGACCCCCGAGGAAGCCTGGCGGGTGGTGCAGGAGGCGCCGGGGGCGACGCTTGTCGATATCCGCACCGCAGAAGAACTGACGCTCGTCGGCAGCGTTCCCGAGGCGGTCAACATCCAGTGGCGTCTCTATGACGGTTGGGCACTCAATCCCCGCTTCCTGCGCGACGTCAAGAATCGTTTTGTCACCACCGACCTCATCCTGCTGCTTTGCCGTTCTGGCGTGCGTTCGCGCGAGGCCGGCGAATTTCTCGCCGAAGCCGGTTATCGCAATTGCTTCAATGTGCTTGAGGGCTTCGAGGGCGACAAGAACGCCGACGGACGGCGCGTCGTCGCCGGCTGGAAAGTGCGCGGTTTGCCGTGGTCGCACTGA
- a CDS encoding EAL domain-containing protein: protein MLVHDKVLSYFTAWNRYLPGQAPSLQFDDTGIFGGFGGMRLYSAFQPILSADTLRPVAFEALLRARDANDSPLSPAEAFRRADTPDQVVYLDRLCRVVHAINFFNQDAAAGDLFLNVSGRHLMRVDTGHGSTFEKLLGYCGLTPHQIVLEILEAHVGDLLRLQEAILAYRSRGFRIAIDDFGCAHSNFDRLWQLTPDIVKIDRSLIVQAEQNPRARRILPKIVEIIQELGAIAVCEGIETAAQHDIAVDAGADYLQGFHYGRPTNELMSHLRPNAAVPSSPERRYSFAA, encoded by the coding sequence ATGCTCGTCCATGACAAGGTCTTGAGCTATTTCACCGCCTGGAATCGCTATCTGCCGGGCCAGGCGCCGTCGCTGCAGTTTGACGATACCGGCATCTTCGGCGGTTTCGGCGGCATGCGCCTCTACAGCGCCTTCCAGCCGATCCTGTCGGCCGATACGTTGCGGCCGGTGGCTTTCGAGGCGCTGCTGCGCGCCCGCGACGCGAACGATTCGCCGTTATCGCCGGCCGAGGCGTTCCGGCGTGCCGATACGCCCGATCAGGTGGTTTATCTCGATCGCCTGTGCCGCGTCGTCCACGCGATCAATTTCTTCAACCAGGATGCCGCCGCCGGCGATCTGTTTCTCAACGTCAGCGGACGCCACCTGATGCGCGTCGATACCGGGCACGGCAGTACCTTCGAGAAATTGCTCGGCTATTGCGGTCTGACGCCGCACCAGATCGTGCTCGAAATCCTTGAAGCGCATGTCGGCGATCTCCTGCGTTTGCAGGAGGCGATCCTTGCCTATCGCAGCCGGGGCTTCCGGATCGCCATCGACGACTTTGGCTGCGCGCATTCGAATTTCGACCGCCTGTGGCAGCTCACGCCGGACATCGTCAAGATCGACCGCTCGCTGATCGTGCAGGCCGAGCAGAATCCGCGCGCCCGCCGGATCCTGCCGAAGATCGTCGAGATCATCCAGGAACTGGGTGCCATCGCCGTCTGCGAAGGCATCGAGACTGCTGCGCAGCACGACATCGCGGTGGATGCCGGCGCCGACTATCTGCAAGGATTCCACTATGGGCGGCCGACCAACGAACTGATGTCGCATCTTCGCCCGAACGCCGCGGTGCCGTCGTCGCCGGAACGGCGATATTCATTTGCGGCATAA